A genome region from Solanum pennellii chromosome 12, SPENNV200 includes the following:
- the LOC107007150 gene encoding protein SMG7-like isoform X1: protein MMTIPMDSNLDHSSRERVQRLYNKNVELENKRRKAAQARVPSDPSAWQQMRENYETIILEDHVFSEQHEIEYALWQMHYRRIEELRAHFNAAANSSGTTNGKVHPTSGPDRITKIRTQFKTFLSEATGFYHDLMLKIRAKYGLPLGYNSDDPENQIASSNDGNKSVELKKGLISCHRCLIYLGDLARYKGLYGEGDSKARDFAAASSYYLQASSIWPSSGNPHHQLAILASYSNDELVAIYRYFRSLAVESPFATARDNLIIAFEKNRQCYIQILGDTKVSSTKAVPLRTIGKGRGKGETRQPMKDDKVEAISVQEKASSMSYIFRTFSTRYVRLNGILFTRTSLETFGEVQLVVKNDLLKLLSSGPDEKYNFGTDAADCRLAIVRIVGILIFTVHNVNRESENKSYAEILQRSVLLQNSFTAVFEFMGHVVERCVQLSDPTTSFLLPGVLVFVEWLACHQDVALGNEPEEKQTTARSFFWKNCIAFFNKLLSSGFKFVDDDKDETCFFNMSRYDEEESGNRLALPEDFELRGFLPLLPAQLILDFSRKHSFGGDGGIKEKKSRLQRIIAAGKALASVVRVGEEGIYFNSTAKKFIIGIEPQVSDDYVHGCTMEVPKLSGIGLVNPAAGQLTVGALQPKQQLYVECEEEDEVIVFKPSAAEKHVNGSTSNMMATEVPVSYVGAANVPPRISITSAGLGNEVGPFSAALDGLITPSALHASVRPHSTIANNSGQYMQPIQPNTSMWSVQQGAVMNGLASLNLIGNDPTIKSELQDRSGVFPPATYSIPFPQSVNFSIANSIPAQVPDAAIPSNFSSLSSSVAGMDSMSVKSPSVTSTGIKKNPVSRPVRHLGPPPGFGYVPSKVVDESSSAITVKNEHSLPPMDDYSWLDGYQLSSSNQSTGFNNSINHSTQNYVSVSKSSSSVGMASFPFPGKQVNPLHVQLGNQKGREDYQISEQLKLYQEQPQQLKSVNQQSVALPQQHQGQSLWECRFFV, encoded by the exons ATGATGACCATTCCAATGGATAGTAATTTAGATCATTCATCTCGGGAGCGAGTTCAGCGCCTCTACAACAAG aaTGTTGAGTTGGAGAATAAACGGAGAAAAGCAGCACAAGCTAGAGTTCCTTCTGATCCAAGTGCATGGCAACAAATGCGAGAAAACTATGAAACTATCATCCTGGAGGATCATGTTTTCTCAGAACAACATGAAATAGAGTATGCCTTGTGGCAGATGCATTACAGGAGAATTGAGGAATTGCGGGCACACTTCAATGCTGCTGCAAATTCTAGTGGGACAACAAATGGGAAAGTTCATCCTACTAGTGGACCAGATCGCATCACAAAGATCCGAACACAGTTTAAAACTTTCCTTTCAGAAGCAACAGGTTTTTACCATGATTTGATGCTAAAAATTAGGGCCAAGTATGGTCTTCCACTGGGATATAACTCTGATGATCCAGAGAATCAGATTGCTTCCTCTAATGATGGTAACAAGTCTGTGGAGTTGAAGAAAGGATTGATATCCTGCCATCGTTGTTTGATTTATCTTGGTGATCTTGCTCGGTACAAAGGCTTATATGGTGAGGGTGATTCTAAAGCTCGTGATTTTGCGGCTGCTTCGAGTTATTACCTGCAAGCTTCGTCAATTTGGCCTTCAAGTGGTAATCCTCATCATCAG CTTGCAATACTGGCTTCCTATTCCAATGATGAGCTGGTGGCTATTTATCGCTATTTCCGCAGTCTTGCAGTAGAAAGCCCTTTTGCCACTGCAAGGGATAACTTGATCATTGCATTTGAGAAG AACCGTCAGTGTTACATCCAGATACTGGGGGATACTAAAGTTTCCTCCACCAAGGCAGTACCTCTTCGCACGATTGGAAAAGGAAGAGGTAAAGGAGAAACGAGGCAACCGATGAAAGATGATAAGGTTGAAGCAATCTCAGTCCAGGAAAAAGCTTCTAGTATGTCGTACATCTTTAGAACCTTCTCCACGAGATATGTTCGACTGAATGGCATTCTTTTCACCCGCACTAG CTTGGAAACTTTTGGAGAAGTGCAGTTGGTGGTTAAGAATGATCTGCTCAAGCTTCTCTCTTCTGGGCCTGATGAGAAGTATAATTTTGGTACTGACGCTGCCGACTGTAGACTGGCTATTGTGAGGATTGTGGGTATCCTGATATTCACTGTTCATAATGTGAACAGGGAAAGTGAAAATAAGTCGTATGCTGAGATTTTACAGAGATCTGTTCTTCTACAGAATTCGTTTACTGCTGTTTTTGAGTTCATGGGTCATGTTGTTGAGAGATGTGTCCAACTAAGTGATCCCACCACAAGCTTCCTTTTGCCTGGTGTTTTGGTGTTTGTTGAGTGGTTGGCATGCCATCAAGATGTTGCGCTTGGCAATGAACCAGAAGAGAAACAAACGACAGCTAGATCATTTTTCTGGAAGAACTGTATTGCTTTCTTTAATAAGCTATTGTCCAGTGGGTTCAAGTTTGTTGATGACGACAAGGATGAAACATGCTTTTTCAATATGAGCAGgtatgatgaagaagaaagcGGCAATCGTCTTGCATTGCCTGAGGATTTCGAACTGAGAGGGTTTCTACCTCTTCTTCCGGCACAACTTATCCTTGATTTTTCAAGGAAGCATTCTTTTGGTGGTGATGGTGGCATCAAAGAGAAGAAATCACGTCTCCAGAGGATAATAGCTGCAGGAAAGGCCCTTGCTAGTGTGGTCCGTGTTGGAGAAGAGGGAATATATTTTAACAGTACGGCAAAGAAATTCATCATTGGCATTGAGCCCCAAGTGTCTGATGATTATGTACATGGTTGCACAATGGAAGTTCCCAAATTAAGTGGTATTGGGCTGGTGAATCCAGCTGCAGGGCAGTTAACTGTAGGAGCTCTGCAGCCTAAGCAACAATTGTATGTGGAGTGTGAGGAAGAAGATGAGGTAATTGTCTTTAAGCCATCTGCAGCAGAAAAGCATGTGAATGGAAGCACTTCAAACATGATGGCCACGGAAGTTCCTGTTTCATATGTTGGTGCTGCCAATGTTCCTCCTCGCATTAGCATAACCTCTGCTGGTCTTGGAAATGAGGTGGGCCCGTTTTCAGCTGCACTTGATGGATTGATCACGCCGAGTGCTTTACATGCAAGTGTAAGGCCTCACTCAACTATTGCTAATAACAGTGGCCAATATATGCAGCCTATTCAACCAAATACTTCAATGTGGTCCGTTCAACAGGGTGCTGTTATGAATGGATTGGCTAGCTTGAACTTGATAGGAAATGATCCAACTATAAAATCTGAGTTGCAAGATCGTTCAGGAGTATTTCCACCTGCAACATATTCGATCCCTTTTCCACAGTCTGTCAATTTTAGCATAGCAAATAGCATTCCTGCGCAGGTTCCAGATGCTGCTATACCATCTAACTTCAGTTCACTTTCATCCTCAGTAGCTGGTATGGACAGCATGTCAGTAAAGTCTCCGTCAGTCACGTCAACAGGTATAAAGAAAAATCCAGTTAGCAGACCTGTTAGGCATCTGGGTCCACCCCCAGGCTTTGGTTATGTTCCTTCCAAAGTCGTGGATGAATCTTCATCAGCCATAACTGTAAAGAATGAACATTCTCTTCCTCCTATGGATGACTATAGCTGGCTGGATGGATATCAGCTGTCTTCATCAAATCAGAGCACTGGTTTCAATAACTCCATTAATCATTCAACACAAAACTACGTCTCCGTGAGCAAGAGCAGTAGCTCAGTTGGGATGGCAAGTTTTCCTTTCCCTGGGAAACAGGTAAACCCCCTGCATGTACAATTAGGGAATCAGAAAGGTCGGGAGGACTACCAGATATCTGAACAATTAAAACTGTACCAGGAGCAACCTCAGCAACTCAAGAGTGTGAATCAACAATCTGTTGCATTGCCTCAGCAGCATCAAGGACAGTCTCTGTGGGAATGCCGTTTCTTCGTGTGA
- the LOC107007150 gene encoding protein SMG7-like isoform X2: MMTIPMDSNLDHSSRERVQRLYNKNVELENKRRKAAQARVPSDPSAWQQMRENYETIILEDHVFSEQHEIEYALWQMHYRRIEELRAHFNAAANSSGTTNGKVHPTSGPDRITKIRTQFKTFLSEATGFYHDLMLKIRAKYGLPLGYNSDDPENQIASSNDGNKSVELKKGLISCHRCLIYLGDLARYKGLYGEGDSKARDFAAASSYYLQASSIWPSSGNPHHQLAILASYSNDELVAIYRYFRSLAVESPFATARDNLIIAFEKNRQCYIQILGDTKVSSTKAVPLRTIGKGRGKGETRQPMKDDKVEAISVQEKASSMSYIFRTFSTRYVRLNGILFTRTSLETFGEVQLVVKNDLLKLLSSGPDEKYNFGTDAADCRLAIVRIVGILIFTVHNVNRESENKSYAEILQRSVLLQNSFTAVFEFMGHVVERCVQLSDPTTSFLLPGVLVFVEWLACHQDVALGNEPEEKQTTARSFFWKNCIAFFNKLLSSGFKFVDDDKDETCFFNMSRYDEEESGNRLALPEDFELRGFLPLLPAQLILDFSRKHSFGGDGGIKEKKSRLQRIIAAGKALASVVRVGEEGIYFNSTAKKFIIGIEPQVSDDYVHGCTMEVPKLSGIGLVNPAAGQLTVGALQPKQQLYVECEEEDEVIVFKPSAAEKHVNGSTSNMMATEVPVSYVGAANVPPRISITSAGLGNEVGPFSAALDGLITPSALHASVRPHSTIANNSGQYMQPIQPNTSMWSVQQGAVMNGLASLNLIGNDPTIKSELQDRSGVFPPATYSIPFPQSVNFSIANSIPAQVPDAAIPSNFSSLSSSVAGMDSMSVKSPSVTSTGIKKNPVSRPVRHLGPPPGFGYVPSKVVDESSSAITVKNEHSLPPMDDYSWLDGYQLSSSNQSTGFNNSINHSTQNYVSVSKSSSSVGMASFPFPGKQEQPQQLKSVNQQSVALPQQHQGQSLWECRFFV; encoded by the exons ATGATGACCATTCCAATGGATAGTAATTTAGATCATTCATCTCGGGAGCGAGTTCAGCGCCTCTACAACAAG aaTGTTGAGTTGGAGAATAAACGGAGAAAAGCAGCACAAGCTAGAGTTCCTTCTGATCCAAGTGCATGGCAACAAATGCGAGAAAACTATGAAACTATCATCCTGGAGGATCATGTTTTCTCAGAACAACATGAAATAGAGTATGCCTTGTGGCAGATGCATTACAGGAGAATTGAGGAATTGCGGGCACACTTCAATGCTGCTGCAAATTCTAGTGGGACAACAAATGGGAAAGTTCATCCTACTAGTGGACCAGATCGCATCACAAAGATCCGAACACAGTTTAAAACTTTCCTTTCAGAAGCAACAGGTTTTTACCATGATTTGATGCTAAAAATTAGGGCCAAGTATGGTCTTCCACTGGGATATAACTCTGATGATCCAGAGAATCAGATTGCTTCCTCTAATGATGGTAACAAGTCTGTGGAGTTGAAGAAAGGATTGATATCCTGCCATCGTTGTTTGATTTATCTTGGTGATCTTGCTCGGTACAAAGGCTTATATGGTGAGGGTGATTCTAAAGCTCGTGATTTTGCGGCTGCTTCGAGTTATTACCTGCAAGCTTCGTCAATTTGGCCTTCAAGTGGTAATCCTCATCATCAG CTTGCAATACTGGCTTCCTATTCCAATGATGAGCTGGTGGCTATTTATCGCTATTTCCGCAGTCTTGCAGTAGAAAGCCCTTTTGCCACTGCAAGGGATAACTTGATCATTGCATTTGAGAAG AACCGTCAGTGTTACATCCAGATACTGGGGGATACTAAAGTTTCCTCCACCAAGGCAGTACCTCTTCGCACGATTGGAAAAGGAAGAGGTAAAGGAGAAACGAGGCAACCGATGAAAGATGATAAGGTTGAAGCAATCTCAGTCCAGGAAAAAGCTTCTAGTATGTCGTACATCTTTAGAACCTTCTCCACGAGATATGTTCGACTGAATGGCATTCTTTTCACCCGCACTAG CTTGGAAACTTTTGGAGAAGTGCAGTTGGTGGTTAAGAATGATCTGCTCAAGCTTCTCTCTTCTGGGCCTGATGAGAAGTATAATTTTGGTACTGACGCTGCCGACTGTAGACTGGCTATTGTGAGGATTGTGGGTATCCTGATATTCACTGTTCATAATGTGAACAGGGAAAGTGAAAATAAGTCGTATGCTGAGATTTTACAGAGATCTGTTCTTCTACAGAATTCGTTTACTGCTGTTTTTGAGTTCATGGGTCATGTTGTTGAGAGATGTGTCCAACTAAGTGATCCCACCACAAGCTTCCTTTTGCCTGGTGTTTTGGTGTTTGTTGAGTGGTTGGCATGCCATCAAGATGTTGCGCTTGGCAATGAACCAGAAGAGAAACAAACGACAGCTAGATCATTTTTCTGGAAGAACTGTATTGCTTTCTTTAATAAGCTATTGTCCAGTGGGTTCAAGTTTGTTGATGACGACAAGGATGAAACATGCTTTTTCAATATGAGCAGgtatgatgaagaagaaagcGGCAATCGTCTTGCATTGCCTGAGGATTTCGAACTGAGAGGGTTTCTACCTCTTCTTCCGGCACAACTTATCCTTGATTTTTCAAGGAAGCATTCTTTTGGTGGTGATGGTGGCATCAAAGAGAAGAAATCACGTCTCCAGAGGATAATAGCTGCAGGAAAGGCCCTTGCTAGTGTGGTCCGTGTTGGAGAAGAGGGAATATATTTTAACAGTACGGCAAAGAAATTCATCATTGGCATTGAGCCCCAAGTGTCTGATGATTATGTACATGGTTGCACAATGGAAGTTCCCAAATTAAGTGGTATTGGGCTGGTGAATCCAGCTGCAGGGCAGTTAACTGTAGGAGCTCTGCAGCCTAAGCAACAATTGTATGTGGAGTGTGAGGAAGAAGATGAGGTAATTGTCTTTAAGCCATCTGCAGCAGAAAAGCATGTGAATGGAAGCACTTCAAACATGATGGCCACGGAAGTTCCTGTTTCATATGTTGGTGCTGCCAATGTTCCTCCTCGCATTAGCATAACCTCTGCTGGTCTTGGAAATGAGGTGGGCCCGTTTTCAGCTGCACTTGATGGATTGATCACGCCGAGTGCTTTACATGCAAGTGTAAGGCCTCACTCAACTATTGCTAATAACAGTGGCCAATATATGCAGCCTATTCAACCAAATACTTCAATGTGGTCCGTTCAACAGGGTGCTGTTATGAATGGATTGGCTAGCTTGAACTTGATAGGAAATGATCCAACTATAAAATCTGAGTTGCAAGATCGTTCAGGAGTATTTCCACCTGCAACATATTCGATCCCTTTTCCACAGTCTGTCAATTTTAGCATAGCAAATAGCATTCCTGCGCAGGTTCCAGATGCTGCTATACCATCTAACTTCAGTTCACTTTCATCCTCAGTAGCTGGTATGGACAGCATGTCAGTAAAGTCTCCGTCAGTCACGTCAACAGGTATAAAGAAAAATCCAGTTAGCAGACCTGTTAGGCATCTGGGTCCACCCCCAGGCTTTGGTTATGTTCCTTCCAAAGTCGTGGATGAATCTTCATCAGCCATAACTGTAAAGAATGAACATTCTCTTCCTCCTATGGATGACTATAGCTGGCTGGATGGATATCAGCTGTCTTCATCAAATCAGAGCACTGGTTTCAATAACTCCATTAATCATTCAACACAAAACTACGTCTCCGTGAGCAAGAGCAGTAGCTCAGTTGGGATGGCAAGTTTTCCTTTCCCTGGGAAACAG GAGCAACCTCAGCAACTCAAGAGTGTGAATCAACAATCTGTTGCATTGCCTCAGCAGCATCAAGGACAGTCTCTGTGGGAATGCCGTTTCTTCGTGTGA